In a single window of the Acidobacteriota bacterium genome:
- a CDS encoding oligopeptide transporter, OPT family, with protein sequence MKNPFLEKFRPYIPDSVTNLRELTPGPLIVGTLLGVIFGASSLYLVLKVGLTVSASIPVAVISVTLFRILSKLGARDATILEHNIVQTTGSAGESIAFGIGVTMPAILILGFDLEVWRVTMVAVLGGLLGILMMIPLRRALIRDQHGLLKYPEGTACAQVLIASASEESKQHSEIAQKGEATAEKGGFIIAAGFGIGFLYNIVMKVFSGWREYPTKEFEEPFKSGSVSLENNPALLGVGYIIGPKIAGIMCAGGVLSYLVLIPLIRYFGEGLTEPLAPSTTTLIKDMAIEGPASIQSEYILYIGAGAVTAGGIISLIRSLPTIWNGIRGGIADFQAKRANNKNGDAAVLPRTEQDISLKWVVIGILALIIVITLMPSLKMNLLGAVLIIILGFLFVTVSSRLTGEIGSSSNPISGMTVATLLFTSLAFLLLGWTAPDPYFVTALSVGGIVCIAASNGGTTSQDLKTGFWVGGTPWKQQTAILIGALSSALLLGPILIQLNESSSVYQRVEPAAFATGFQVPEQELVREGDKFRSENVGGYLGGQDSANYRVWHNTDTTRGPAGKFLVNPQGRPAYLVDPGINGVIKEAQIGVDSNGNPVTQSVEKYRAPKATLMSYIIQGILSQKLPWALVLFGVMIAITLELCGISSLAFAVGLYLPISASTPIFFGGLVRWGVDKYLKRKFAEKDLTEEEFIAETDKSTGVLLASGYIAGGALAGIMIALSAVYFSGIVETFGKWSEANNPFFEGPYADLLGTVPFIALAVFLYFVGRERIFGIGRSSD encoded by the coding sequence ATGAAAAACCCATTCCTCGAAAAGTTTCGCCCATACATTCCTGATTCGGTAACAAACCTGCGAGAGCTGACGCCGGGTCCGCTCATCGTCGGAACTCTGTTGGGCGTCATTTTTGGAGCGTCATCGCTGTATTTGGTTCTGAAGGTTGGGCTGACGGTGTCAGCGTCGATACCGGTGGCGGTCATTTCTGTGACGCTCTTCCGTATATTGTCAAAACTCGGTGCACGCGATGCGACGATACTTGAACACAATATCGTTCAGACTACGGGCTCAGCAGGCGAATCCATAGCTTTCGGTATCGGTGTAACGATGCCGGCGATACTGATATTAGGCTTTGATCTCGAGGTTTGGCGGGTAACGATGGTCGCGGTTCTGGGCGGGCTGCTCGGCATCCTGATGATGATACCGCTGCGGCGGGCATTGATCCGCGATCAGCATGGGCTCCTGAAATATCCCGAAGGGACAGCGTGCGCTCAGGTGCTGATAGCAAGCGCATCCGAGGAATCTAAGCAGCATTCCGAGATCGCACAAAAAGGCGAAGCGACGGCGGAAAAGGGCGGCTTTATCATCGCGGCGGGCTTTGGCATAGGCTTTTTGTACAACATCGTGATGAAGGTATTCAGCGGCTGGCGCGAATACCCGACGAAAGAATTTGAAGAGCCTTTTAAGAGCGGCTCTGTCTCGCTCGAGAACAACCCCGCACTGCTCGGTGTCGGCTACATCATCGGGCCGAAGATCGCAGGAATCATGTGCGCCGGCGGCGTGCTTTCTTATTTGGTGCTGATACCGCTTATCCGTTATTTCGGCGAGGGATTGACCGAGCCGCTCGCTCCGTCAACAACGACGCTGATCAAGGACATGGCGATCGAGGGACCAGCAAGCATACAGAGCGAATACATCCTCTACATCGGTGCGGGTGCGGTAACCGCAGGCGGCATTATTTCGCTGATACGCTCGCTGCCGACCATATGGAACGGCATTCGCGGCGGCATCGCGGATTTTCAGGCGAAGCGGGCGAATAATAAAAACGGCGATGCGGCCGTTTTGCCGCGAACCGAACAGGACATTTCGCTGAAATGGGTCGTCATCGGCATTTTGGCGTTGATCATCGTGATCACGCTGATGCCATCGCTGAAAATGAATTTGCTCGGTGCGGTGCTGATCATCATTCTGGGCTTTCTTTTCGTAACGGTCTCGTCACGGCTGACGGGCGAGATCGGCTCGTCGTCAAATCCCATTTCGGGAATGACGGTAGCAACTTTGTTGTTCACATCGTTGGCATTCCTGTTGCTGGGCTGGACAGCGCCTGATCCATATTTCGTAACGGCTTTGAGCGTTGGCGGCATTGTCTGCATCGCGGCGTCGAACGGCGGAACAACGTCGCAGGACCTGAAAACAGGATTCTGGGTCGGCGGCACGCCGTGGAAACAACAGACAGCAATATTGATCGGGGCATTGTCATCGGCATTGCTTCTCGGTCCGATACTGATCCAACTGAATGAATCATCGTCGGTATATCAGCGTGTCGAGCCGGCCGCATTTGCAACAGGCTTTCAGGTGCCGGAGCAGGAACTCGTTCGCGAGGGCGACAAATTCCGTTCGGAGAACGTAGGCGGATACCTCGGCGGACAAGATTCGGCGAATTATCGAGTCTGGCACAATACCGACACCACCCGCGGACCCGCGGGCAAGTTCCTTGTCAATCCGCAAGGCAGGCCCGCGTATTTGGTCGATCCCGGGATAAACGGCGTCATAAAGGAGGCGCAGATCGGTGTCGATTCAAACGGAAACCCTGTTACGCAGTCGGTCGAAAAATACCGTGCTCCAAAAGCGACATTGATGAGTTACATCATTCAGGGGATCTTGAGCCAGAAATTGCCTTGGGCGCTTGTTCTTTTCGGAGTGATGATCGCAATAACGCTGGAACTATGCGGCATTTCGTCGCTTGCATTTGCGGTCGGGCTGTATCTGCCGATCTCGGCATCGACGCCGATATTCTTTGGCGGGCTCGTCCGCTGGGGTGTGGACAAATATCTTAAGAGGAAGTTTGCCGAGAAAGATCTGACAGAAGAGGAGTTCATTGCGGAAACGGACAAGAGCACGGGCGTATTGCTGGCTTCGGGATACATTGCGGGCGGTGCGTTGGCGGGCATAATGATAGCTCTCTCGGCAGTTTATTTCAGTGGCATTGTCGAGACCTTCGGCAAATGGTCAGAGGCGAATAACCCATTTTTCGAGGGTCCCTACGCAGATCTGCTCGGAACAGTGCCTTTCATTGCACTCGCAGTTTTCCTTTATTTTGTTGGTCGGGAACGCATTTTTGGAATCGGCAGATCGAGCGATTAA